In Camelus bactrianus isolate YW-2024 breed Bactrian camel chromosome 10, ASM4877302v1, whole genome shotgun sequence, a genomic segment contains:
- the LRRC4C gene encoding leucine-rich repeat-containing protein 4C: MLNKMTLHPQQIMIGPRFNRALFDPLLVVLLALQLLVVAGLVRAQTCPSVCSCSNQFSKVICVRKNLREVPDGISTNTRLLNLHENQIQIIKVNSFKHLRHLEILQLSRNHIRTIEIGAFNGLANLNTLELFDNRLTTIPNGAFVYLSKLKELWLRNNPIESIPSYAFNRIPSLRRLDLGELKRLSYISEGAFEGLSNLRYLNLAMCNLREIPNLTPLIKLDELDLSGNHLSAIRPGSFQGLMHLQKLWMIQSQIQVIERNAFDNLQSLVEINLAHNNLTLLPHDLFTPLHHLERIHLHHNPWNCNCDILWLSWWIKDMAPSNTACCARCNTPPSLKGRYIGELDQNYFTCYAPVIVEPPADLNVTEGMAAELKCRASTSLTSVSWITPNGTVMTHGAYKVRIAVLSDGTLNFTNVTVQDTGMYTCMVSNSVGNATASATLNVTAATTTPFSYFSTVTVETMEPSQDEARTTDTNVGPTPVIDWETTNVTTSLTPQSTRSTEKTFTIPVTDMNSGIPGIDEVMKTTKIIIGCFVAITLMAAVMLVIFYKMRKQHHRQNHHAPTRTVEIINVDDEITGDTPMESHLPMPAIEHEHLNHYNSYKSPFNHTTTVNTINSIHSSVHEPLLIRMNSKDNVQETQI, encoded by the coding sequence ATGTTGAACAAGATGACCTTACATCCACAGCAGATAATGATAGGTCCTAGGTTTAACAGGGCCTTATTTGACCCCCTGCTTGTGGTGCTGCTGGCTCTTCAACTTCTTGTGGTGGCCGGTCTGGTGCGGGCTCAAACCTGCCCTTCAGTCTGCTCCTGCAGCAACCagttcagcaaagtgatttgcGTCCGGAAAAACCTACGTGAGGTTCCAGATGGCATCTCCACCAACACTCGGCTGCTGAACCTCCATGAGAACCAAATCCAGATCATCAAAGTGAACAGCTTCAAACACTTGAGGCACCTGGAAATCCTACAGTTGAGTAGGAATCACATTAGAACAATTGAAATTGGGGCCTTCAATGGTCTGGCAAACCTCAACACGCTGGAACTCTTTGACAATCGTCTTACCACCATCCCGAATggagcttttgtttatctgtctaAACTGAAGGAGCTCTGGCTGCGAAACAACCCCATTGAAAGCATCCCTTCTTATGCTTTTAACAGAATCCCTTCTTTGCGCCGACTAGACTTAGGGGAACTGAAAAGGCTTTCGTACATCTCAGAAGGTGCCTTTGAAGGTCTGTCCAACTTGCGGTATTTGAACCTTGCCATGTGCAACCTCCGAGAAATCCCTAACCTCACACCACTCATAAAACTAGATGAGTTGGATCTTTCTGGGAATCATCTGTCTGCCATCAGGCCTGGCTCTTTCCAGGGGTTGATGCACCTTCAAAAACTGTGGATGATCCAGTCCCAGATTCAAGTGATTGAACGGAATGCCTTTGATAACCTTCAGTCACTGGTGGAGATCAACCTGGCACACAACAATCTAACATTACTGCCTCATGACCTCTTCACACCCTTGCATCATCTAGAGCGGATACACTTACATCACAACCCCTGGAACTGTAACTGTGACATCCTGTGGCTCAGCTGGTGGATAAAAGACATGGCCCCCTCCAACACCGCTTGTTGTGCCCGGTGTAACACTCCTCCCAGTCTGAAAGGGAGGTACATTGGCGAGCTTGACCAGAATTATTTCACATGCTACGCTCCTGTGATTGTGGAGCCACCAGCGGACCTCAATGTCACTGAAGGCATGGCAGCTGAGCTGAAATGTCGGGCCTCCACGTCCCTGACCTCCGTATCTTGGATTACTCCAAATGGAACAGTCATGACGCACGGGGCGTACAAAGTGCGGATAGCCGTGCTCAGTGATGGCACGTTAAACTTCACGAACGTAACCGTGCAAGATACAGGCATGTATACCTGTATGGTGAGTAATTCTGTTGGGAATGCCACCGCTTCAGCCACCTTGAATGTTACTGCAGCAACCACCACCCCCTTCTCTTACTTTTCAACCGTCACTGTAGAGACCATGGAACCTTCTCAGGATGAGGCGCGGACCACAGATACTAACGTGGGTCCCACTCCAGTGATCGACTGGGAGACCACCAACGTGACCACCTCTCTCACGCCACAGAGCACAAGGTCCACGGAGAAAACATTCACCATCCCCGTGACTGATATGAACAGCGGGATCCCAGGAATTGATGAGGTCATGAAGACTACCAAAATCATCATTGGCTGTTTTGTGGCCATCACACTCATGGCTGCAGTGATGCTGGTCATTTTCTACAAGATGAGGAAGCAGCACCACCGGCAGAACCATCACGCCCCGACAAGGACTGTGGAAATCATCAATGTGGATGATGAGATTACAGGAGACACACCCATGGAAAGCCACCTGCCCATGCCTGCCATTGAGCATGAGCACCTCAATCACTATAACTCCTACAAATCTCCCTTCAACCACACAACAACAGTTAACACAATAAATTCAATACACAGTTCAGTGCATGAACCGTTATTGATCCGAATGAACTCTAAAGACAATGTACAAGAGACTCAAATCTAA